The Coregonus clupeaformis isolate EN_2021a chromosome 18, ASM2061545v1, whole genome shotgun sequence genome has a segment encoding these proteins:
- the LOC121587244 gene encoding endothelial differentiation-related factor 1 homolog isoform X1: protein MAESDWDTVTVLRKKGPTTAQSKLKQFVLAYLPLYPYLPLSGAAGQMITKNTAKLDRETEELHHQRVSLDVGKKIIEKPQIIGDYESGKGIPNKQVMGKIERAIGLKLRGKDIGKSLEAIPKKK from the exons ATGGCAGAAAGTGACTGGGATACAGTGACCGTATTGAGAAAGAAGggaccaactactgcacagtCCAAGTTGAaacag TTTGTGTTAGCCTATTTACCTCTCTATCcttatctccctctctcaggTGCTGCAGGACAAATGATCACCAAGAATACAGCCAAGCTTGACAGAGAGACTGAAGAGCTTCATCACCAAAGAGTATCGCTGGATGTGGGCAAG AAAATCATTGAAAAACCACAGATAATCGGAGACTACGAATCTGGAAAGGGTATCCCCAATAAACAAGTCATGGGAAAGATTGAAAGAGCAATTG GACTAAAGTTGCGTGGGAAGGACATTGGGAAATCCTTGGAGGCAATTCCAAAGAAAAAGTGA
- the LOC121587244 gene encoding endothelial differentiation-related factor 1 homolog isoform X2 produces the protein MAESDWDTVTVLRKKGPTTAQSKLKQFVLAYLPLYPYLPLSGAAGQMITKNTAKLDRETEELHHQRVSLDKIIEKPQIIGDYESGKGIPNKQVMGKIERAIGLKLRGKDIGKSLEAIPKKK, from the exons ATGGCAGAAAGTGACTGGGATACAGTGACCGTATTGAGAAAGAAGggaccaactactgcacagtCCAAGTTGAaacag TTTGTGTTAGCCTATTTACCTCTCTATCcttatctccctctctcaggTGCTGCAGGACAAATGATCACCAAGAATACAGCCAAGCTTGACAGAGAGACTGAAGAGCTTCATCACCAAAGAGTATCGCTGGAT AAAATCATTGAAAAACCACAGATAATCGGAGACTACGAATCTGGAAAGGGTATCCCCAATAAACAAGTCATGGGAAAGATTGAAAGAGCAATTG GACTAAAGTTGCGTGGGAAGGACATTGGGAAATCCTTGGAGGCAATTCCAAAGAAAAAGTGA